A region of the Culex quinquefasciatus strain JHB chromosome 1, VPISU_Cqui_1.0_pri_paternal, whole genome shotgun sequence genome:
aacttttcaaaaaaaccagttttagaaaatgatttttgtatttttttaggagagacataccatcccgCATTTTTCGTCAATCTTTttataacatcttaggctatttcttcGGAATTTTGAACCcagaaaaatcgtgacatcaccttgaaatttaatttttaaacttaaaaatcaaaaaatctcagaagaagcgtgtatttttgtttcagtgtatttttttttcagaaagcccgtccaatttcttataagtttgtttttgaccactttttgatacgatgcaatggcttcaagatacagtaatttttgaattacaaaatacaaaaatatttaaataacttatgcCCTTCTCATatgtcatttttgagtacaattggctccatatacacaaaaatggcttatataggcctaggataacatgtctaaaaagtttcattgaaatcggagagggtcggatacaaaagtaccagaaaaatttccgatttgagctggaattgctcaatagctTTAAAAACTGACAGCATGCAAATCGCCttttaaggaggtattagactgtgacaaacaaaaaattcgcactttttgacagtttgccgactttgtttgtttgcataaacgtcagcctgcattcattttgttttgtttgggagtttaaaaacttgttcgaagctaaaaattctgttttttttttgtttgaatgttTTGCCTCTGAAAATTTACGTTAGGAAATTACATGTTTTGGATAACTTTTATGTATgtttgaagaagaaaaaaaaaacactttaaactgGGACaacaaattgataaaattgaactAGAATAGTATCTTTTAGTGTTAAGAAAATTGGAGAAACTAATAAAACTATAAACATAGCAATGAAAAGTAACAAAgagaaacaacaaaataaataattaaaagagGAGGTCAtcatttaagtaatttttttttaattactaacAATTCCCATTTATTTCAAAACTTAACAAATCTCAAAAACAGTAATACAAAACACAACTCGCAGCCATGTACCCGTTCGCGAGCAACATGGCGGCAAAGCTCAGAAAGCGGGCCGGCTGGGGCAGCACGTACACCGCGTACACGACGCTGTGGCAGAACCGGGCGACGGCCGCCACCCGGATCAGGTTTGCGGCAATCGTCGGATTGGGACCGGTCGCTAGGTATAGGAACGCAACGAGGAAAAATGGCAAGATGTTTTCCAGGTCGTTGCGGTGGGCGCTAgaagattttttgattgttattgtaaaaatgtaaaattatgttgttttttttaactaccGTCGAACTCTTTCCACATCCGGATCGTCAAATTTTGGCTGCAACGTGGCACTCTTGTACGAGGTGTCTTCAATGCTGTGAAAAGCCTGAAAAAGAAAAGTTTGAGCAAATCTAGATCGATCTAGTAGCCactgatatctcagcaaacctTGGCAAGCTCACCTGTTTTCTGCCGCGCATTTCCGACGTCCACTGCGTTATGGCGAGCATTTTGACGACCAGAATTGCACTCCAAAATGCGTAAGTGCGAAACAGTTCGTCGTCCAGGTTTTCGAAAAAGAACTTGGTCATTTTGCTGGATTTCTCCTGGTCTCTCAATGGTTCAAATGGAACTGAGGCTGCTTTGCTAGATTCACGGTAGGATGTTGCTTTTTGGGCAGCTTTTTGGTTGGATGATCTTTCATGccagagtgattttttttgggtgCAATATTATTTTCAAGCGGTGCTTTACCCTCTATTTTGAGTGTTAGTTAACACCCAAAAGGCCATGCTCTCttagaaacaaaattttaaaatgtaaaaaatcatatctctggttggtttcaaccaattttgatgaaactttcagagcAGGTCCAGTTTTTAGTCTAGTttcaaatgaactttgagttggGTCAGAATTCCGGATTGTTCCGGATTTATCGCAGATTCCCTTGGGGTACCTTTGTTTTGGCCAGTGGGGTCACTTTATGTTTACTTAATATTTTTCTTCAACAGTAtaaagttttagtggaaaaactgaagtattatcaaaaacaaatacTCCTATGCGTATATGGCATATGATGACCCCTTCACATAGCCCTGGgaccaccggaaccggttccgtagTACAACCGTGGGGGACAAAATCTAGAAGTCACAGAAATATGTCaagcgacatgtcaaaaaatatctaCTGGCTCTGAAAAGACGATTGCTATCACTCAAAAGACTTTCCGAGACCATCCGGACAAtttggccacctggaaccggtgaatccggaacatGGTTCATGGTAGAAAAATTCTATCTGTAATTCCCAtagtgcgacatgtcaaaaaacatcTACTGACTCTGAAAAGTTGATTGCTACCCCTCAATAGAGTGTCCGAAGCCATCCGGACACTTTGGCTACCTGgaaccggtgaatccggaacatggtccattgtagaaaaatgttatctgtaattcccatagtgcgacatgtcaaaaaacatcTACTGGCTCTGAAAAGTTGATTGCTATCACTCAAAAGAGTGTCCGAGGCCATCTggacactttggccacctggaaccggtgaatccggaacatggtccattgtagaaaaatgttatctgtaattcccatagtgcgacatgtcaaaaaacatcTACTGGTTCTGAAAAGACGATTGCTATCACTCAAAAGACTTTCCGAGACCATCCGAACACtttggccacctggaaccggtgaatccggaacatGGTTCATGGTAGAAAAAAGTTATCTGTAATTCCCAtagtgcgacatgtcaaaaaacaaCTACTTGCTTTGAAAAGTTGATTGCTACCCCTAAAAAGAGTGTCCGAGGCCATCCAgacactttggccacctggaaccggtgaATCCGGTACATGGTCCATTGTAGAAAAATGTTATCTGTAATTCCCAtagtgcgacatgtcaaaaaacatcTACTGACTCTGAAAAGTTGATTGCTACCCCTAAAAAGAGTGTCCGAGGCCAtccggacactttggccacctggaaccggtgaatccggaataTGGTTCATGGTAGAAAATTCTATCTGTAATTCCCATAgtgtgacatgtcaaaaaacatcTACTGAATCTGAAAAGTTGATTGCTACCCCTCAATAGAGTGTCCGAGGCCATCCAgacactttggccacctggAATCGGTGAACCCGGAACATGGTTcatggtagaaaaatgttatctgtaattcccatagagcgacatgtcaaaaaatatctaCCGGCTCTGAAAAGGTTATagaatatataaaatatataaaaacggttccggattcaccggattATCATGAATCatgttccggattcaccggttccaggtggccaaagtgtccggaTGGCCTCGGACACTCTATTTAGGGTTAGCAATCAACTTTTCAGAGTCAGTAGATGTTTTTTAACATGTCGCACTATGGGAATTACAGATAACATTTTTCTACAatggaccatgttccggattcaccggttcCAGGTAGCCAAAGTGTCCGGATGGCTTCGGACACTCTATTGAGGGGTagaaatcaacttttcagagtcagtagatgttttttgacatgtcgcactaTGGGAATTACAGATAGAATTTTCTACCATGAACCatgttccggattcaccggttccaggtggccaaagtgtccggaTGGCCTCGGACACTCTTTTTAGGGGTAGCAATCAACTTTTCAAAGCAAGTAgatgttttttgacatgtcgaactatgggaattacagataacatttttctaccatgaaccatgttccggattcaccggttccaggtggccaaagtgtccAGATGGCCTCGGACACTCTTTTGAGTGATAGCAATCAACTTTTCAGAGCCAGTAgatgttttttgacatgtcgcactaTGGGAATTACAGATAGAATTTTCTACCATGAACCatgttccggattcaccggttccaggtggccaaaGTGTTCGGATGGTCTCGGAAAGTCTTTTGAGTGATAGCAATCGTCTTTTCAGAACCAGTAgatgttttttgacatgtcgcactatgggaattacagataacatttttctacaatggaccatgttccggattcaccggttcCAGGTAGCCAAAGTGTCCGGATGGCTTCGGACACTCTATTGAGGGGTAGCAATCAGCTTTTCAGAGTCAGTAgatgttttttgacatgtcgcactaTGGGAATTACAGATAGAATTTTTCTACCATGAACCatgttccggattcaccggttccaggtggccaaaTTGTCCGGATGGTCTCGGAAAGTCTTTTGAGTGATAGCAATCGTCTTTTCAGAGCCAGtagatattttttgacatgtcgcttGACATATTTCTGTGACTTCTAGATTTTGTCCCCCACGGTTGTActacggaaccggttccggtggtcCCAGGGCTATGTGAAGGGGTCATCATATGCCATATACGCATAGGAgtatttgtttttgataatacttcagttttttccactaaaactttaTACTGTTGAAGAAAAATATTAAGTAAACATAAAGTGACCCCACTGGCCAAAACAAAGGTACCCCAAGGGAATCTGCGATAAATCCGGAACAATCCGGAATTCTGACccaactcaaagttcatttgaaACTAGACTAAAAACTGGACCTgctctgaaagtttcatcaaaattggttgaaaccaaccagagatatgattttttacattttaaaattttgtttctaaGAGAGCATGGCCTTTTGGGTGTTAATATATCTAACGGGTTTGTCGGTACAAAGAAAGTGAGACAGGAAGTTTTGATAAATAGATATCTAAACAACAACACGACCAATTGAAACATGGCCTACTATTCTCAAGCTTCAACGACGTTAATCATTAGGTAGGTATTAGAGGTTTGTTCAGAATGTAATTATTTAGATTGGAGGTGAGGTTGATCACATagataacgagattttttctcTCTAAAAAGCTCGTCTAATCGATTCATAAATTTGTCATGGATTTTTGTAGAATAAGGGAAACACTTGTTTAAAACCTTTTCCaaactttatttatttactGTTTTGCAACTTTTCCTGAGAGTATTGTCTTTCAAGCCACcgaccaaaattaaaattttccaactaAAAACTAACCACTTTTTTCCAAGAATCTTACAAAAAGTGCACCAACGTCTGGAACGCCATGTAGAAGCTGGCCGCGTACGGGATGGCCCAGGCGATGGCCCGCGCCGGCTGCGGAATGACCACCACGGCGTACACCAGGGTGTGCATGATGCGCGCACCGGCCACGGCGCGGAAAATGTTGACCGCGATCGCCGGCACCGGATTCGTCAGGATGTAGAAGAAGGCCAGCACAAAGTACGGCAGAATGTTCTCCAGGTCGTTCTGGTGCGCCCGGCGAACTCGCTCCACGTCCGGGTCGTCGGTTTTGAGCTTCAGCTTGGGCATCGTCGCGATGTCTTCCGGGTTGACGAAGGCCTGGTGGGGGGATAGGAGATTGAGTTGGTGTGCGTGTCATCTGGGAACGTTTAATCTTGCAAGTCATGCTGATCATAACACAAATTACATCAATTTCCTATCATATCTTGTTTCTTTAGAAaacaaatcatgcaaacatcatgACTCAATTTGTTAAAACAATCTGTAAAATCGCTTTATCAATTCCACCGCTATGAAACATAGCAAGCCGGCTTTTCAATTCTCCTCCATTCTCCTCCACACAGTTCAGCCCCATCCCATTCCATGGccatctttgtttttgtttgtcgaTGGCGCGGCTTGTTGCGTAATACCAAGCTAACGCCGCGCTCGCTAGACTCCTAATCAAACTCATCGCAGCAGCCACGTTTTCATCGATTGACCCCTCCCCCCCCGGATTTTTCATCAAGGTCAAGGTAACGCGCTCTTACCTTCTTCCGGAAGCGTTGCATGCCGGTCAGGATGGACATGAGCAGCATCTTGACCACCAGGACCGTGCTCCAGAAGACGTACGCCTTGTACACGTCCTCGTTGATGTTGTCGAaaagtttgaccatttttgtaAGGTTTTTAAGGGGACTTGACTTCCGGAGAGCTTTGGACACGTCTGTACGGTGAAAACGGCTAGCGAACACTGCTGGAGAAAATATTGAGAATCTGTGTGGAGCGTCGGAATGAGGGGCTTCATCTGGTATTTGTATTAATTCCCGCAGTCGTGAACGTTAGTATGGGTTTGATTAGGGtaggaaaaatacgttttagtGATGTCGAAATTAATACAAGGAATGGAGTTTAATCGAAAATTGACCAACCAAACTAAGGATTtgctctttaaaaaatcatatttggtATTTTCggagcacatcaaccagagcttttgcaccacgATTTTTgttagacattttagtatcaTCTCATCTACGGGAACTAtctatatgattttttattcatccctcaAAGTACTatctgaaaagtattttttagcaAAGTTTGACTGTTTTTACTATCAGGTTGTTCCAGAATTTTGTCCGtaggtttgacaattttggacaataagaagacaacagctTCCATcgctgctgtgcacccttaagtgaTCACTTTATTTATGACTAAAGAGGCAATTTTGCAACATTTCTTCATTTATTCAAATCTTCATACACTTTTAATAGTCAAAATCGATATCCTGATGGTTCTGCTGAGAAGTTCTCAGGAAAACAAAATCCTCAACTGCGCAAATTaaagatagaaaaaaaagttttggacaTGTTTTAGATGACTTAGCACAAGATAGTCAATTTTCATTTGGCAGTGCTGctatttttatggaaatatgaattttctaaatactgaaaaaaaataaacaaaaagtaacttatattttttctaaaaagagaattttcaagttatatccaccttgaagtgattttttaatttataaaatgttgtttGGTCCTTTTGGAATGCTGTTTGTTAGCACTCAAAAACCCTAATATTTTCTGTTCTCTTAAATAACAActtgactcgattatccgaatttgttttttttagatcaatcagaaaaatatttttttaaatggatttgccaggattatgttttcaaaagtttttttttttcttttttctaggAGGTATATCTCTAGATTTTAGCAAGTTaattcttgatttatttttttttatacagatGAGACTGTGTCCATAAATTATTTAGGTTAAGAcaagcaattttcaaaaatatagttttcggGGGTACTTttctttagagatttttttttaaatgtaaaaaaagaaaagaaattgaaaatatatacTCAAGAGTGGctataacatttcataaaaaatacacaaaatacttTTGTTCAACAAATTATTGCTCTGAAGCCAGATTTTTAACCATCGcgcgcaaaaaaaatcacacatcatgcactatggctcaaaagatgtatttttttagttcctCACAAAATATGAcaataatttccaaaattaaaaaaatgtaagaaatgtGTTCTTAGAATTCAACTTTTATTAAATGaacgttaaataaaaaaacggatttttctgtgtacctgAAAAGTctcaatcataacctacaacgttgccgaagacaccaaatcgatcagaaaattccttctctaGATACAGAATATCATACATTTACGTACCCATTTTGTATAATTAGTCCCCAAAATTGTAAGGATTCTGGAGGTATTTCTTTAGATTTTGGCAAGTTAATTCCATAAATTATTTATGTTAAGACAAGCAATTTTCAAGCTCAGCCTTCCAAAAATATAGTTTCCGGAGGTACTTTTCTTTGGAGAATtacttttaaaatgcaaaaaaagaaaagaaatcgaaaatataCCCAAAAGTGGCTATgacatttcttaaaaaaaaatgctaaatacatttttttcaaaaatgtgtacagtccagactcgattatctgaaggtttgtatgggacttcgtataatcgaatcacgaacaaataaaaaattgtcgtatttttttatgttcttacttttaacatcaaattcgagttctgcgaccccatttcagtcaaatttgaattgttgattgcctattaaattaaaaaaaatgccttttttaaatatttcatcgtcgtcattttggccgccatcttgaatttaaaaaatataaatcactttagagtagtttaggggccATACCTAAGCTCAACAATAGAAATTAAgatagcgaaaaaaaatatttttcgtgattcgattatccgaagtgaaattttgccaaggctttcggataatcgagtttggattGTATCTCTGAAGCCTGTTTTTGAACCATCGTgcgaaaaaaatcatacatcATGTCCCTcacaaaatataacaaaaaattccaaaattaaaaaatgttaaaaaatgtgtttagaaTTCTACTTTTGTCAAATGaatgttgaataaaaaaatcgctttttttccgtgtaccttttttctgaaaagtcccaaTCATAtcttacaactttgcagaagacaccaaatcgatcagaaaattccttctctaGATACAGAATGTCATACATTTacgtacccattttgtatgattagtctccaacattgtatggagacttgtatggtgaaaataatgatgcaaaatgacttatttTGACATAGGAAATACAAGTAAAAAAGAAGAGAAATCTTCTCAGAActcttaaaaaacataaaactatttttaagaattttttgttttctcttcaAAGATTAtatctcttttttttattataaaatattttatcgtttcaggatatttcttcattgttttcctgcttaattttttttatcaaaaaatgttcaaacgaTTCTATTTTCTCACACCACTATTTGAGTTAAGGCCCCCGTCTCGTGACTCGCGCGCGTGGTttatcatttttcatatttgttatattatcgtttttaaaaatccaaacaCATCACGATTtacagaattttctcagctttctaactacgggttaatttttcaaaaactatagcGCGCCatcactatattttgaaaatattgaaaatgctgGTTTTTACCTTGGAAGGCAAAAATCTCGatattcaaagcgatgacctatactttttatcgatggagaatgttcagaaatattctagaatcaatttgtagtactttaaaaaatatttaagtacaTAAACATATTaattttgggctaaatattgaaaaaaaatctatttttttcaaagaaactcaaatatattcaaagtatttcgccaatgtcacaaaattcaaagcgatgacctatactttttatcgatggagaatgttcagaaatattctagaatcaatttgtagtactttaaaaaatatttaagtacataaaaatattaattttgggctaaatattgaaaaaaaatctatttttttcaaagaaactcaaatatattcaaagtatttcgccaatgtcacaaaattcaaagcgatgacctatactttttatcgatggaaaatgttcagaaatattctagaatcaatttgtagtactttaaaaaatattttagtacatacaaatatttattttgggctaaatattgagaaaaatctatttttttcaaagaaactcaaatatattccaagtattttgcCAATGtcacaaaattcaaagcgattacctatactttttatcgatagaaaatgttcagaaatattctagaatcaattggagatacattgaaaaatattttagtacataaacatatttattttgagctaaatattgagaaaaatctatttttttcaaagaaactcaaatatattccaagtcacaaaattcaaagcgatgacctatactttttatcgatggaaaatgttcagaaatattctagaatcaatttgtagtactttaaaaaatattttagtacatacaaatatttattttgggctaaatattgagaaaaatctatttttttcaaagaaactcaaatatattccaagtattttgcCAATGtcacaaaattcaaagcgattacctatactttttatcgatagaaaatgttcagaaatattctagaatcaattggaggtacattgaaaaatattttagtacataaacaTAGTTATTTTGagctaaatattgagaaaaatctatttttttcaaagaaactcaaatatattccaagtatttcgccaatgtcacaaaattcaaagcgatgacctgtactttttatcgatggaaaatgttcaaaaatattctagaatcaatttgtagtagtttaaaaaatattttagtacataaaaatatttattttgggctaaatattgag
Encoded here:
- the LOC6045740 gene encoding microsomal glutathione S-transferase 1; the encoded protein is MVKLFDNINEDVYKAYVFWSTVLVVKMLLMSILTGMQRFRKKAFVNPEDIATMPKLKLKTDDPDVERVRRAHQNDLENILPYFVLAFFYILTNPVPAIAVNIFRAVAGARIMHTLVYAVVVIPQPARAIAWAIPYAASFYMAFQTLVHFL
- the LOC6045739 gene encoding prostaglandin E synthase → MTKFFFENLDDELFRTYAFWSAILVVKMLAITQWTSEMRGRKQAFHSIEDTSYKSATLQPKFDDPDVERVRRAHRNDLENILPFFLVAFLYLATGPNPTIAANLIRVAAVARFCHSVVYAVYVLPQPARFLSFAAMLLANGYMAASCVLYYCF